In Vibrio sp. NTOU-M3, the following proteins share a genomic window:
- a CDS encoding acyl-CoA thioesterase — MSDIQYPLNSEVTLVTSFQDADPMGVVYHGNYFRFFEEARRVLMDKIDYGYLAMNESGYMWPVIDTRVKYVKAIPFNHQIRVTATLTEWENRLRVDYIVFDAQTGQRMCKAHTTQVAVSIADQEMCFVSPKVFTDKVLHWHQTGACL; from the coding sequence ATGAGCGACATTCAATACCCACTAAATTCTGAGGTGACATTAGTCACCTCATTTCAAGATGCCGACCCCATGGGCGTTGTGTATCATGGCAATTATTTCCGTTTCTTCGAAGAAGCACGCCGCGTATTGATGGACAAAATTGATTATGGCTATCTGGCGATGAATGAATCTGGTTACATGTGGCCGGTGATCGATACTCGAGTCAAATACGTCAAAGCCATTCCGTTTAATCACCAAATCCGTGTGACGGCCACTTTAACCGAGTGGGAAAATCGTCTTCGAGTCGATTACATTGTTTTTGATGCGCAAACAGGTCAACGTATGTGTAAAGCACATACCACACAAGTCGCGGTCTCTATAGCAGACCAAGAAATGTGTTTTGTATCGCCCAAAGTATTCACGGATAAAGTTCTACATTGGCACCAAACAGGAGCTTGCCTCTAA
- a CDS encoding outer membrane lipoprotein carrier protein LolA gives MRRLLLSLLLSVSPVCLAQVTDLASLQTQLAQHQLVRGDFSQERHIEMFEQPLTSSGRFTLDKSAGLLWQQTTPFPVNLTLTKDKLRQTFANQPAQTITAEQNPMAFYFSHIFLAVFHGDTKALSEQFALDFIEDNGKWTLTLTPKKAPLNAVFQYITLVGKDDIGTLTLQEIRGDQTQIHFTNQTHQPEVLTDAEKAQFSF, from the coding sequence ATGCGTCGATTGCTGCTCTCTTTGCTTTTGTCAGTATCACCAGTGTGCTTGGCTCAGGTCACCGATTTAGCCTCGCTTCAAACTCAGCTTGCCCAACACCAGTTAGTTCGTGGTGACTTCAGTCAGGAACGACATATCGAGATGTTTGAGCAACCACTGACATCTTCAGGCCGGTTTACTCTCGATAAATCAGCTGGGTTATTATGGCAACAAACTACACCATTTCCGGTCAACCTTACCTTAACCAAAGATAAGCTTCGCCAGACGTTTGCCAACCAACCAGCACAAACCATCACAGCAGAACAAAACCCAATGGCATTTTACTTTAGCCATATATTTTTAGCTGTCTTTCATGGTGACACCAAGGCATTAAGTGAACAGTTTGCGCTGGATTTCATTGAAGATAACGGTAAGTGGACACTTACTCTCACACCTAAAAAAGCCCCATTAAATGCGGTATTTCAATACATTACTTTGGTGGGGAAAGACGATATCGGTACGCTGACTTTGCAAGAAATTCGGGGCGATCAAACCCAAATCCATTTTACCAACCAAACTCATCAGCCCGAGGTATTAACTGATGCAGAGAAAGCGCAATTCTCTTTCTAA
- the hutH gene encoding histidine ammonia-lyase, whose amino-acid sequence MTKQTPNSITFGAERLTIEDVVAIAQGAEATINTTPEYTAKIDRGVAFLERLLKEEGVIYGVTTGYGDSCTVAIPPSLVDELPLHLTRFHGCGLGEVLTHEQARAVLATRLCSLAQGVSGVTHDLLNQIITLINHDISPRIPQEGSVGASGDLTPLSYLAAALIGERDVIYKGEIRPTAEVYAELSIKPIKLKPKEGLALMNGTSVMTALACLAYKRAEYLAQLCTKITAMVSVGMHGNDFHFDEALFAVKPHPGQQQIAAWLRDDLKADRPPRNSDRLQDRYSLRCAPHVIGVVQDSLPWLRQMIENELNSANDNPIIDGDNERVLHGGHFYGGHIAMAMDTLKTGIANLADLLDRQMAQLMDYKFNNGLPFNLTGAEGERKPINHGFKAVQIGISAWTAEALKHTMPASVFSRSTECHNQDKVSMGTIAARDCLRVLELTEQVAAASLLAATQALEIRRHRNELDETHMSSNLKMIRDAVLSEFDFVAEDRPLEADLRHFIGRIQQGYWPLYQEN is encoded by the coding sequence ATGACGAAGCAAACCCCAAATAGTATTACTTTTGGCGCAGAGCGCCTGACTATAGAAGATGTTGTCGCTATCGCTCAGGGCGCAGAAGCGACAATTAACACCACACCAGAGTACACGGCTAAGATAGACCGAGGTGTTGCCTTCCTTGAACGCCTTCTGAAAGAAGAAGGCGTCATTTACGGTGTCACTACCGGTTATGGCGATTCCTGCACGGTTGCAATCCCACCAAGCCTTGTTGATGAGCTTCCTTTGCACCTTACCCGTTTCCACGGTTGTGGCCTAGGAGAAGTCCTGACACATGAACAAGCAAGAGCCGTTTTAGCAACACGCTTGTGTTCTTTGGCGCAAGGTGTTTCCGGTGTCACACACGATTTACTCAACCAAATCATTACCTTGATTAACCACGATATTTCACCCCGCATCCCTCAAGAGGGTTCAGTGGGCGCAAGTGGTGATCTTACGCCGCTCTCTTATCTTGCTGCCGCTTTAATCGGTGAACGTGATGTAATTTATAAAGGTGAGATCCGTCCAACTGCCGAGGTATACGCAGAGCTGAGTATTAAGCCAATCAAACTTAAGCCAAAAGAAGGTTTAGCATTGATGAACGGTACATCAGTGATGACCGCTCTCGCTTGTTTGGCGTACAAACGCGCAGAGTATCTTGCTCAGCTTTGTACTAAGATCACCGCGATGGTTTCTGTGGGCATGCATGGGAATGATTTCCACTTTGATGAAGCATTGTTCGCGGTCAAACCGCATCCGGGTCAACAGCAAATTGCTGCATGGCTACGAGATGATCTCAAAGCTGACCGTCCACCACGTAACAGTGACCGCTTACAAGATCGTTATTCACTACGCTGTGCGCCGCATGTCATCGGTGTCGTTCAAGACTCTCTACCATGGCTACGCCAGATGATCGAAAACGAGCTGAACAGTGCTAACGACAACCCAATTATCGATGGCGATAACGAACGCGTACTGCATGGTGGTCATTTCTACGGCGGCCACATTGCCATGGCTATGGATACATTGAAAACAGGCATCGCTAACTTAGCTGACCTACTGGACCGCCAAATGGCTCAGTTAATGGACTACAAGTTTAACAATGGCCTACCATTTAACCTCACTGGTGCAGAAGGTGAGCGCAAACCAATTAACCATGGTTTCAAAGCCGTCCAAATTGGCATCTCGGCTTGGACTGCAGAAGCACTGAAACACACCATGCCTGCAAGCGTATTTTCTCGTTCAACTGAATGTCACAACCAAGATAAAGTCAGCATGGGCACCATTGCAGCACGTGACTGTTTACGTGTTCTTGAATTGACTGAGCAGGTTGCGGCCGCTTCACTGCTTGCTGCAACACAAGCACTGGAAATTCGCCGCCACCGAAATGAGCTTGATGAGACTCACATGAGCAGTAACCTCAAAATGATTCGCGATGCAGTATTGAGTGAATTCGATTTCGTTGCAGAAGATCGCCCGCTTGAAGCCGACCTGCGCCACTTTATTGGTCGCATTCAGCAAGGTTACTGGCCGCTATATCAGGAGAATTGA
- a CDS encoding glycosyltransferase: MSEHNPCFLIPCYNHGSTVADVVASLAPFAYPVLLIDDGSNQQTKQALEDVAEQPHVHLLTLAENQGKGGAVMAGLRHAHQLGYSHAIQIDADGQHDIEALPKLLLASQQQPEHLISGQPIYDESVPKSRLYGRYATHIWVWIETLSFAIKDSMCGFRSYPLTQTIAVLDKYDIGARMDFDIEILVRMYWEGTDIEFVETRVIYPEGGISHFDALSDNLKISWMHTRLFFGMIPRIPALLTRKSKANKQQHWSKHQERGTILGIKLMLAIYSILGRKAFNVLLKLVMRYYHLTGKQARTASEQFLAQLHIYAAERNIQLTQPLDSYHHLLSFGHTMLDKLAAWKGDFSVDNLTIHGQEHFEQIVANQQGVVLLGSHLGNIELCRALGRRHKHIKINALVFTEHAERFNTVMKAVNPNSELNLIQVSSLGPDTAILLQQKIEQGEWIVIVGDRTSTSKESRSVWADFLGKPAPFPQGPFMLASILKAPVFLLFGLRDDTRNEPHFNVYFEHFSDKIVLPRKERQIALKRVVQQYADRLEFYTLKAPLQWYNFFNFWTLSNQQHDEANPK, translated from the coding sequence GTGAGTGAGCACAACCCCTGCTTTCTTATCCCTTGTTATAACCATGGCAGTACCGTGGCTGACGTTGTTGCATCACTCGCTCCTTTTGCATACCCAGTATTACTGATTGATGACGGCAGCAACCAGCAAACCAAGCAGGCATTAGAAGACGTCGCTGAACAACCCCACGTCCACCTGCTGACTCTTGCTGAAAATCAAGGCAAAGGTGGTGCGGTAATGGCAGGCCTTCGTCATGCGCACCAACTTGGTTATTCGCACGCAATCCAAATTGATGCGGATGGACAACACGATATTGAAGCGCTACCAAAACTGCTCCTCGCTTCACAACAGCAACCTGAACATTTAATTTCTGGTCAACCTATCTACGATGAAAGCGTCCCTAAGTCTCGCTTGTATGGCCGCTATGCCACCCACATTTGGGTATGGATAGAAACCCTTTCCTTTGCTATTAAAGACAGCATGTGTGGCTTTCGTTCTTATCCTCTGACACAAACTATAGCAGTGCTGGATAAGTACGATATTGGCGCACGTATGGACTTCGATATTGAAATCTTAGTGCGTATGTATTGGGAAGGAACTGACATTGAATTTGTTGAAACACGGGTGATATATCCTGAAGGCGGCATTTCTCATTTCGATGCACTCAGCGATAACCTAAAGATCAGCTGGATGCATACCCGACTATTTTTTGGAATGATCCCAAGAATCCCAGCGTTGCTCACTCGAAAATCCAAAGCTAACAAGCAACAGCACTGGTCTAAGCATCAGGAACGAGGCACCATTCTTGGTATCAAACTCATGCTCGCAATTTACAGTATTCTGGGCAGAAAAGCCTTTAATGTGCTCCTGAAACTGGTGATGCGCTACTACCATCTGACCGGAAAGCAAGCCAGAACCGCCTCCGAACAATTCTTAGCGCAATTACACATCTATGCGGCTGAGCGAAACATCCAACTCACGCAACCACTCGACAGTTATCATCACTTGCTCTCTTTTGGTCACACCATGCTCGACAAACTCGCAGCATGGAAAGGCGATTTCTCTGTTGATAATCTGACCATTCACGGACAGGAACACTTCGAGCAAATTGTGGCTAACCAGCAAGGAGTGGTGCTCTTAGGCTCACACCTTGGGAATATCGAACTTTGTCGAGCATTAGGCAGACGCCATAAACATATCAAGATCAATGCATTAGTGTTTACAGAACACGCAGAACGTTTCAACACTGTAATGAAAGCAGTTAACCCAAATTCCGAATTAAACCTAATACAGGTAAGTTCATTGGGACCAGACACCGCGATCTTGCTACAACAGAAGATTGAACAAGGCGAATGGATTGTCATTGTCGGCGATCGAACATCCACCAGCAAAGAGAGTCGATCAGTCTGGGCAGACTTTCTTGGTAAGCCTGCGCCGTTCCCTCAAGGCCCATTTATGTTAGCCTCTATTCTCAAAGCGCCGGTGTTCCTGTTGTTCGGATTACGTGATGATACTCGCAATGAACCACATTTTAATGTCTATTTTGAGCATTTTAGCGACAAAATAGTCTTGCCACGAAAAGAGCGACAAATTGCATTGAAACGGGTTGTACAACAATACGCTGACCGTCTTGAATTTTACACCTTAAAAGCACCGCTGCAGTGGTACAACTTTTTCAACTTTTGGACTTTAAGTAACCAGCAACATGACGAAGCAAACCCCAAATAG